Proteins encoded by one window of Nocardioides euryhalodurans:
- the atpA gene encoding F0F1 ATP synthase subunit alpha, with protein MTELSIRPEEIRDALQRFVSEYQPDAASKEEVGTVAQTADGIARVSGLPSAMANELLEFEDGTLGIALNLDTREIGVVVLGDFDKIEEGQAVRRTGEILSVPVGDAFMGRVIDPLGTPIDGLGDIESSERRALELQAPGVMARKSVHEPLATGIKAIDAMTPIGRGQRQLIIGDRSTGKTTIAIDTIINQKQNWDSGDPDKQVRCIYVAVGQKGSTIAAVRGALEEAGALEYTTIVASPASDSAGFKYLAPYTGSAIGQHWMYDGKHVLIVFDDLTKQAEAYRAVSLLLRRPPGREAYPGDVFYLHSRLLERCAKLSDEMGAGSMTGLPIIETKANDVSAYIPTNVISITDGQIFLQSDLFAANQRPAIDVGVSVSRVGGAAMTKAMKAVTGSLKVDLAQFRAMEAFAMFASDLDAASRQQLDRGSRLMALLRQPAYSPYPLEEMVVSLWIGTTGRLDKVPTEDVLRFESEFLDYLRRSHSGILSAVRESQKFEDDTATSLEDAYNSFLDQFETSEGGAIKVGNEPEAEALEDEDQEQIVKQKRG; from the coding sequence ATGACGGAGCTTTCGATCCGTCCGGAGGAGATCCGGGACGCGCTGCAGCGCTTCGTGTCCGAGTACCAGCCCGACGCTGCGAGCAAGGAAGAGGTCGGCACGGTCGCCCAGACCGCTGACGGCATCGCCCGTGTCTCCGGGCTGCCGTCGGCCATGGCCAACGAGCTGCTGGAGTTCGAGGACGGCACCCTCGGCATCGCCCTGAACCTCGACACCCGCGAGATCGGCGTCGTCGTCCTGGGTGACTTCGACAAGATCGAGGAGGGCCAGGCGGTCCGCCGCACCGGCGAGATCCTCTCCGTGCCCGTCGGCGACGCCTTCATGGGCCGGGTCATCGACCCGCTCGGCACCCCCATCGACGGCCTCGGCGACATCGAGTCCTCCGAGCGCCGCGCGCTGGAGCTCCAGGCCCCGGGCGTGATGGCGCGCAAGTCGGTGCACGAGCCGCTCGCGACCGGCATCAAGGCGATCGACGCCATGACGCCGATCGGCCGTGGCCAGCGCCAACTGATCATCGGTGACCGGTCGACCGGCAAGACGACGATCGCGATCGACACGATCATCAACCAGAAGCAGAACTGGGACTCCGGTGACCCCGACAAGCAGGTGCGTTGCATCTACGTCGCGGTCGGCCAGAAGGGCTCCACGATCGCTGCGGTCCGCGGCGCCCTCGAGGAGGCCGGCGCGCTCGAGTACACCACCATCGTCGCCTCCCCGGCGTCGGACAGCGCGGGCTTCAAGTACCTCGCCCCCTACACCGGCTCGGCCATCGGCCAGCACTGGATGTACGACGGCAAGCACGTCCTGATCGTCTTCGACGACCTGACCAAGCAGGCCGAGGCCTACCGCGCGGTGTCGCTGCTGCTGCGCCGCCCGCCGGGCCGCGAGGCGTACCCCGGTGACGTCTTCTACCTCCACAGCCGCCTGCTGGAGCGTTGCGCCAAGCTCTCCGACGAGATGGGCGCCGGCTCGATGACCGGGCTCCCGATCATCGAGACCAAGGCCAACGACGTCTCGGCCTACATCCCGACCAACGTCATCTCCATCACCGACGGCCAGATCTTCCTGCAGTCGGACCTGTTCGCCGCCAACCAGCGCCCCGCGATCGACGTGGGTGTGTCGGTGTCGCGCGTGGGTGGTGCCGCCATGACCAAGGCGATGAAGGCCGTCACCGGCTCGCTCAAGGTCGACCTGGCACAGTTCCGCGCCATGGAGGCGTTCGCGATGTTCGCCTCCGACCTCGACGCGGCGTCCCGGCAGCAGCTCGACCGTGGCTCGCGCCTGATGGCGCTGCTGCGGCAGCCGGCGTACTCCCCGTACCCGCTGGAGGAGATGGTCGTGTCGCTGTGGATCGGCACCACCGGCCGCCTCGACAAGGTCCCCACCGAGGACGTGCTCCGGTTCGAGAGCGAGTTCCTGGACTACCTGCGCCGCTCCCACAGCGGGATCCTCTCCGCCGTCCGTGAGTCCCAGAAGTTCGAGGACGACACCGCGACGTCGCTGGAGGACGCCTACAACTCCTTCCTCGACCAGTTCGAGACCTCCGAGGGCGGGGCGATCAAGGTCGGCAACGAGCCCGAGGCCGAGGCGCTGGAGGACGAGGACCAGGAGCAGATCGTCAAGCAGAAGCGGGGCTGA
- a CDS encoding F0F1 ATP synthase subunit delta has product MVRGLLEGKALPATVTLSEQALSGSYRTVGVALEEYQKVAASVNDERVAEVRVAQPLAEADRVRLEQALSRQYDREVHLNVVVDPTLLGGMRVAIGDDVIDGTVVARLDHARRKLAG; this is encoded by the coding sequence CTGGTCCGCGGCCTCCTCGAGGGCAAGGCGCTGCCGGCGACGGTGACACTGTCCGAGCAGGCCCTGTCCGGCTCCTACCGCACGGTGGGGGTCGCGCTGGAGGAGTACCAGAAGGTCGCCGCCTCGGTGAACGACGAGCGGGTGGCGGAGGTCCGGGTCGCACAGCCCCTGGCCGAGGCCGACCGCGTACGCCTCGAGCAGGCGCTGAGCCGCCAGTACGACCGCGAGGTGCACCTCAACGTCGTGGTCGACCCGACGCTGCTCGGCGGCATGCGGGTCGCCATCGGTGACGACGTCATCGACGGCACGGTGGTCGCCCGGCTGGACCACGCCCGACGCAAGCTGGCCGGCTGA
- a CDS encoding F0F1 ATP synthase subunit B, protein MRAAEEAHNPLLPIVSEIILALIVFGIVVVAVKKFVVPNFEKTYAERTTAIEGGLAAAETKQAEADAKLAELEQQLGEARHEAARIREEAREQGAQIVAEMRDQAQTESARIVEHGKAQIEAERQQAVASLRAEVGALATQLAGRIVGESLEDDDRSARVVDRFLADLEAAEGAGNEAR, encoded by the coding sequence ATCCGGGCGGCAGAAGAGGCTCACAACCCGCTGCTCCCGATCGTCTCGGAGATCATCCTCGCGCTGATCGTCTTCGGCATCGTGGTCGTGGCGGTCAAGAAGTTCGTCGTGCCGAACTTCGAGAAGACCTACGCCGAGCGCACCACGGCGATCGAGGGCGGCCTGGCCGCGGCCGAGACCAAGCAGGCCGAGGCCGACGCCAAGCTCGCCGAGCTCGAGCAGCAGCTCGGCGAGGCGCGCCACGAGGCGGCCCGGATCCGCGAGGAGGCTCGCGAGCAGGGCGCGCAGATCGTTGCCGAGATGCGCGACCAGGCCCAGACCGAGTCGGCTCGGATCGTCGAGCACGGCAAGGCCCAGATCGAGGCCGAGCGGCAGCAGGCCGTGGCCTCGCTGCGGGCCGAGGTCGGCGCCCTGGCGACGCAGCTCGCCGGTCGCATCGTGGGTGAGAGCCTGGAGGACGACGACCGTTCCGCACGTGTCGTCGACCGCTTCCTGGCCGACCTCGAGGCCGCCGAGGGCGCGGGGAACGAGGCCCGATGA
- the atpE gene encoding ATP synthase F0 subunit C codes for MEGSINMVGLGLAAIGPGVGIGLIFAALVSGVARQPEAESRLRSIAILGFVLAEALFIISVALAFVLPI; via the coding sequence GTGGAAGGCTCCATCAACATGGTCGGTCTCGGCCTCGCCGCCATCGGTCCGGGCGTGGGCATCGGCCTGATCTTCGCCGCGCTCGTCAGCGGTGTCGCCCGTCAGCCGGAGGCCGAGAGCCGCCTCCGCAGCATCGCCATCCTGGGCTTCGTGCTCGCCGAGGCGCTGTTCATCATCTCGGTCGCGCTCGCGTTCGTCCTGCCCATCTGA